The Episyrphus balteatus chromosome 4, idEpiBalt1.1, whole genome shotgun sequence genome includes a window with the following:
- the LOC129920187 gene encoding histone-lysine N-methyltransferase SMYD3 codes for MQSKAKKKLIKRGDRILTEKPFVYVLHSKYRKERCDNCLVSGKVLKCSNCQYVYYCNRACQMQSWIMHKSECNSLKKIGSRIVPDAARILSKIIIKLDSGGDLTKSYYTETSFRRFKDLMSHYAELKNDAKRVEHLEALHSVLCELMEDKIVPNMSELMGIYGRLVTNGFNILDPEMNAIATGIYLGVSVTDHSCKPNAVATFEGTELHIHATEDMEYLDWSKIFISYIDLLNTPEQRRQELSDNYFFLCICSKCIDPQETVEMNGGVCPNKNCSEMVNMSLNNCSKCGTGISPKHRNAYNEVLALTKLHLENMKETTYLDICKMCLPRQKGVLHPMSLWHVKTLDAAVESAFSMEKWNDALEFAIQLLPGFRKYYGMWNPLLGLLYVKVAKLQLYEGFFKEAQHNLKEAFKIIEITHGRDHTLYKETLTTLMMQITYELSK; via the exons ATGCAATCGAAAGCAAAAAAGAAGCTTATAAAACGGGGAGATCGTATCCTAACTGAGAAGCCCTTTGTCTATGTCCTTCATTCAAAATATCGCAAAGAACGATGTGACAATTGCCTAGTGAG TGGTAAGGTTCTCAAGTGCTCCAACTGCCAATATGTGTACTACTGCAATAGAGCATGCCAAATGCAGTCCTGGATAATGCACAAAAGTGAATGcaattccttgaaaaaaattggttctCGTATTGTACCAGATGCAGCACGAATTCTTTCTAAAATTATCATCAAACTCGATTCGGGTGGTGATTTGACAAAGAGCTACTACACGGAGACATCTTTTCGGCGATTTAAGGACCTAATGTCGC ATTATGCTGAATTGAAAAATGATGCAAAGAGAGTGGAGCATTTAGAGGCACTGCATTCGGTTCTGTGTGAACTAATGGAAGACAAAATTGTGCCAAATATGTCAGAGCTAATGGGGATATACGGGCgg TTAGTTACAAATGGCTTTAACATTCTTGATCCCGAAATGAATGCCATTGCCACTGGTATTTATTTAGGAGTTTCAGTGACTGATCATAGTTGTAAGCCCAATGCTGTGGCTACATTTGAGGGGACAGAGTTACACATTCACGCTACAGAGGATATGGAATACCTGGACTGGTCAAAG ATCTTCATCAGCTATATTGATCTCCTCAATACTCCAGAACAGAGACGGCAAGAATTGAGTGATAACTATTTCTTTTTGTGTATATGTTCCAAATGCATCGATCCTCAGGAAACAGTTGAAATGAACGGTGGAGTTTGTCCGAATAAAAACTGCAGTGAAATGGTTAACATGTCACTAAATAATTGCTCCAAATGTGGTACTGGCATAAGTCCCAAACATAGAAATGCATACAATGAAGTTTTGGCACTGACAAAGCTTCATTTGGAAAATATGAAAGAAACTACAT ACCTCGATATTTGTAAAATGTGCTTGCCCAGGCAAAAAGGTGTGTTACATCCGATGAGTCTTTGGCATGTAAAAACACTTGATGCTGCTGTAGAAAGTGCTTTTTCCATGGAAAAGTGGAACGATGCATTAGAATTTGCCATTCAGCTTTTACCAGGATTTAG GAAATACTATGGAATGTGGAATCCATTACTGGGGCTGTTATATGTCAAAGTAGCCAAACTTCAACTGTACGAAGGTTTTTTCAAAGAAGCCCAACATAATTTAAAGgaagcttttaaaattatagaaatAACACACGGTCGTGATCATACTTTATATAAGGAAACATTAACGACTCTTATGATGCAAATAACTTATGAACTATCCAAATAG
- the LOC129920192 gene encoding eukaryotic translation initiation factor 3 subunit G-1, with amino-acid sequence MPGVDTIKSSWADEVELDFGGLPPSTENTENGLKYVTEYKYNKDDKKIKVVRTYKISKQVVPKTVAKRRTWAKFGDSKDDKPGPNSQTTMVSEEIFMQFLNSKEEEKTNENLLDPSKNIAKCRICNGEHWSVNCPYKGTAMDTQLMENKAAPTTSDAPKSGKYVPPFMKDSQKGGPGMRGRDDTAAIRISNLSESMTEADLEELVKKIGPQSKMYLARDKNTGLCKGFAYVHFKQRKDAAAAIEILNGHGYDHLILNVEWSKPQTN; translated from the coding sequence ATGCCAGGTGTAGATACAATCAAATCTTCGTGGGCCGATGAAGTCGAACTTGATTTCGGTGGTCTGCCACCCTCAACTGAGAACACTGAGAATGGCCTCAAGTACGTCACCGAATACAAATACAATAAGGAcgacaaaaaaatcaaagtagttcGCACCTATAAAATTAGTAAGCAAGTTGTCCCAAAAACTGTAGCTAAGCGCAGAACATGGGCCAAGTTTGGCGACTCAAAGGATGACAAACCAGGTCCCAATTCTCAAACAACAATGGTCTCTGAAGAAATATTCATGCAATTCCTCAACTCAAAAGAAGAGGAAAAGACAAACGAAAATCTGTTGGATCCATCCAAGAACATTGCCAAATGTCGTATTTGTAACGGTGAGCATTGGTCAGTCAATTGTCCATACAAGGGTACCGCTATGGACACTCAGTTAATGGAAAACAAGGCTGCGCCAACCACCTCGGATGCACCAAAATCTGGCAAATATGTACCTCCATTTATGAAGGACAGCCAAAAGGGTGGTCCTGGAATGCGAGGACGCGATGATACAGCTGCCATTCGTATTTCCAATTTGTCTGAATCTATGACTGAGGCTGATTTGGAAGAGCTGGTAAAGAAAATTGGACCTCAAAGTAAAATGTACCTTGCCAGAGACAAAAACACCGGCCTTTGCAAAGGTTTCGCCTACGTTCATTTCAAACAGAGGAAAGATGCCGCCGCTGCTATTGAGATTCTCAATGGGCACGGGTATGatcatttaattttgaatgtcGAATGGTCTAAACCACAGACCAATTAA
- the LOC129920179 gene encoding centromere/kinetochore protein zw10: protein MTSSISQDIIKILNDSDSIDTKRQISKITTETKRYQEKIKSYIETNHVEFLVNLSSNELYLEEGETLIKEVEYLLQNIEGDTQNAIYEANEDLQQYIEELREISIGLRVSCKILRIDDLFQSLEEAKSNKEYLIVMDIVGKLKNLIDDPTDKIFNRLECYHIIKVKFRLESDMLLQNMKKCFDRLVQFAEKNFQNTKSVTLKISKDENQLQDTVLALFNARYNPKKICEFLLDNCFEPIIMKPVSMEFRDDASPDFFQLSLSYSLKDLGASLKPNYKVVFKNIEMLVLCLGHMNVQLSDQLHVFTIFGDQMKERLLSLIVNECLLNAVPETMDEMHESTLVEDILNFHRFLVDSQLINEESDLALVEFTEKVDILFRNRFCGTIMDTAVDIMRKDLHEMTLIAERNTTDQVANNPFLFPRCMVSKSILELIHLMEKIIRHAGSVEGDLSEQLISVIPTLIHRYVAEVPTHHEKFLQNIPQQSALFYNNTMFLSHWVTKNSDKGIATFATLVKSLQGLALEHFNSQIRNQRSLLMGILAELDLSDAITALGIAPQKLVGQCLRQLDLLKNVWQNILPDEVYNKTTCSLVNDFCLEVIRKIMVMEDISAKVGDQLAELIGVILEKAPTLFKDNHQIIHVKAWMKLEQLKMILGASLVQITEQWCEGHGILTANYKAEEVKHLIRALFQNTDRRANALASIV from the exons ATGACCTCAAGCATTTCGCAggatattattaaaatattaaacgaTAGTGATAGCATCGATACAAAAAgacaaatatcaaaaatcactACGGAAACAAAAAGATATCAAGAGAAAATCAAGTCTTACATCGAAACAAATCATGTTGAGTTTTTAGTCAATCTATCTAGCAATGAATTGTACTTGGAAGAAGGTGAAACACTTATAAAAGAG GTTGAATATCTTCTGCAAAATATCGAAGGAGACACTCAAAATGCTATATACGAAGCAAATGAAGACCTCCAGCAATACATCGAAGAGCTGAGAGAAATATCAATTGGGTTAAGGGTTTCATGTAAAATTCTTCGCATTGATGATCTGTTTCAGAGTCTGGAGGAAGCTAAAAGCAATAAAGAATACCTGATAGTCATGGACATTGTGGGAAAGCTCAAGAATCTTATTGATGATCCAACCGATAAGATATTCAATCGCTTAGAATGCTATCACAttataaaagttaaatttcGCCTTGAATCCGACATGCttcttcaaaatatgaaaaagtgcTTTGACCGTTTGGTTCAGTTTGCcgagaaaaactttcaaaatactAAATCGGTAACCTTAAAAATATCTAAAGACGAAAATCAGCTGCAAGACACTGTTCTTGCTCTATTTAATGCTCGatataatccaaaaaaaatatgtgagtTTTTGCTGGACAACTGCTTTGAGCCGATTATCATGAAACCAGTATCCATGGAATTTAGAGATGACGCGAGCCccgatttttttcaactttctcTATCATACAGCTTAAAGGATCTCGGAGCCAGTTTAAAACCTAATTAcaaagttgtttttaaaaatatcgaaatGCTTGTACTTTGCCTCGGCCATATGAACGTTCAGTTATCCGACCAACTTCACGTATTTACAATTTTTGGTGACCAGATGAAAGAACGGCTTTTATCATTGATTGTGAATGAATGCCTTTTAAATGCGGTCCCCGAAACCATGGACGAAATGCATGAATCTACTTTGGTGGAagatattttgaattttcatagGTTTTTGGTTGATTCCCAACTTATTAATGAAGAATCTGATCTTGCTTTAGTCGAGTTTACGGAAAAGGTAgatattttatttcgaaatcGTTTCTGCGGAACCATTATGGATACTGCCGTTGATATCATGCGGAAAGACTTGCATGAAATGACATTGATAGCTGAACGAAATACAACCGATCAAGTGGCGAACAATCCGTTTCTTTTCCCACGCTGCATGGTCTCAAAAAGTATATTG gaACTTATACATTTAATGGAAAAAATCATTCGTCATGCTGGTTCTGTAGAAGGTGATCTCAGCGAACAGTTGATTTCCGTGATACCTACCCTTATTCATCGTTATGTCGCAGAAGTACCAACACACCATGAGAAATTCTTACAAAACATCCCACAGCAATCTGCATTATTTTACAACAATACAATGTTTTTGAGCCATTGGGTGACGAAGAACTCAGACAAGGGAATTGCTACTTTTGCAACTTTGGTCAAATCTCTGCAAGGACTTGCGCTAGAACACTTTAATAGTCAAATACGAAATCAGCGAAGCTTACTCATGGGAATTCTAGCTGAATTgg ATTTATCAGATGCTATAACTGCACTTGGCATAGCACCACAAAAACTTGTTGGTCAATGTTTGAGACAGCTCGATTTACTCAAAAACGTGTGGCAAAATATATTACCTGATGAAGTATACAACAAAACAACTTGCAGCCTGGTAAACGATTTTTGTTTGGAAGTAATTCGAAAAATTATGGTAATGGAGGATATATCAGCAAAAGTGGGCGATCAGTTAGCCGAATTAATTGGAGTTATTCTCGAAAAAGCGCCTACATTGTTTAAG GACAATCATCAAATTATTCATGTTAAAGCGTGGATGAAATTGGAACAATTAAAAATGATCCTTGGTGCTTCTTTGGTGCAAATTACCGAGCAGTGGTGTGAGGGTCATGGTATTCTAACGGCAAACTATAAGGCTGAAGAAGTTAAACATCTAATACGAGCTTTGTTCCAAAACACAGACCGTCGAGCAAATGCATTGGCTTCGATagtttaa